A part of Apostichopus japonicus isolate 1M-3 chromosome 10, ASM3797524v1, whole genome shotgun sequence genomic DNA contains:
- the LOC139975185 gene encoding programmed cell death protein 10-A-like yields MKMDDELQGFKPESLSLYVIIEPVLNEISSGPDAQTLRAALKKAERHNPGLTKDIVMGILKAKGVKVDLTKVLLKLCACESEEYTITRREPQFVRLQDQSQALKMILATLPDVAVDRPRFLQTIKEIASGIKEMLEAVQVLFRHHEAFANPDKRKALDGHKRDFIRSSKGFSDTLKMYFRDGNIQVVYASAIHLVTETNTLLKLLRNL; encoded by the exons ATGAAGATGGATGATGAATTACAAGGCTTCAAACCCGAATCGCTATCTCTGTATGTGATCATAGAGCCAGTGCTCAACGAG ATTAGCAGTGGACCAGATGCTCAAACACTACGAGCTGCCCTCAAGAAAGCAGAACGACATAATCCCGGACTTACCAAAGACATTGTGATGGGAATACTCAAAGCCAAAGGGGTCAAAGTTGACTTGACCAAAGTCCTCCTTAAATTATGTGCCTGTGAAAGTGAAG AATATACCATCACAAGACGTGAACCGCAGTTTGTCAGACTACAGGACCAATCACAAGCATTAAAAATGATACTAGCGACCCTGCCCGACGTGGCCGTAGACAGACCAAGGTTTCTGCAGACAATAAA AGAAATAGCCAGTGGTATTAAGGAAATGCTTGAAGCTGTCCAAGTTCTATTCAGACATCATGAGGCCTTTGCAAACCCAGACAAGAGAAAG gCACTGGATGGCCATAAGAGAGACTTTATCAGGTCTTCAAAGGGTTTCAGTGACACCTTGAAAATGTACTTTAGGGACGGTAATATACAGGTAGTCTACGCAAGCGCAATTCACCTGGTCACTGAAACCAACACCCTGCTGAAACTCTTGAGAAATCTGTAA
- the LOC139975171 gene encoding ubiquitin-associated domain-containing protein 2-like isoform X1: MFGGAGNGFYKTTVSKALMMICGSSSIAPLFLKKELKEIFTLNIEHLVQQSQLWRIVTSHLVIHDLHVLILVLLLIFNFRILERRYGSRKFASCILATSIMGSFLNLSLLGALYWWGYSPTVIHSGLIGTLGSLYVPFFCDIPNNIIPRQAAGAGGINPLMQMLTGKTLVYLLGLQLAISSACAPYQLITGILAGVLYRANFLGVQSYIVIPKFIAKWSSTLVGSLIDSGPPKTDPYPQGATLEIQRQMRTDYLEQRWMLMQARQNRPGRMVQRHQIGSPFNLFRRPQNRPLPPTPFQFAPRAEMNGNRPGTGNENLNPNGPSSSSAGPPPVVVSEERVQQLVDMGFNSSDVRTALQASNNDISLATNILLRD, translated from the exons ATGTTTGGAGGCGCCGGTAACGGTTTCT ATAAAACCACAGTGAGCAAGGCCCTCATGATGATTTGTGGGTCATCATCGATCGCTCCGCTGTTTTTAAAGAAAGAGTTAAAGGAGATATTTACTCTCAACATTGAGCATCTTGTTCAACAGTCGCAG CTCTGGAGGATTGTGACGAGTCACTTAGTGATTCACGATCTCCATGTTTTAATCCTTGTCCTGTTACTCATCTTCAACTTCAGAATCTTGGAGAGGAGATATGGAAGCCGCAAATTTGCA TCATGTATTCTGGCTACTAGTATTATGGGCTCATTTCTCAACCTCTCTCTTCTGGGTGCCCTTTATTGGTGGGGCTATTCACCAACGGTAATACACTCTGGACT GATTGGTACTTTGGGGAGTCTGTACGTTCCGTTCTTTTGTGATATTCCTAATAATATTATTCCCAGACAAGCAGCTGGTGCTGGTGGTATTAACCCACTCATGCAGATGTTGACAGGCAAGACACTGGTGTACTTATTAGGGTTACAG CTCGCAATATCCTCAGCGTGTGCCCCTTATCAGTTAATCACAGGGATACTGGCAGGAGTTCTCTATCGAGCCAACTTCCTGGGAGTTCAATCTTATATTGTCATTCCCAAGTTCATCGCAAAGTGGAGCAGTACACTCGTGGGCTCATTGATCGATTCTGGACCTCCCAAGACCGATCCGTACCCTCAGGGAGCTACTCTGGAGATTCAACGACAGATGAGAACAGACTATCTGGAACAGAGGTGGATGCTGATGCAAGCAAGGCAGAATAGGCCAGGCAGGATGGTG CAGAGACACCAGATTGGTTCACCTTTCAATCTATTTCGACGTCCGCAGAACAGGCCTCTACCTCCAACACCGTTCCAGTTTGCTCCCAGAGCCGAGATGAATGGAAACCGCCCAGGTACAG GTAATGAGAACCTCAACCCGAACGGACCTTCCAGTAGTTCAGCAGGGCCACCACCAGTGGTAGTGTCAGAGGAAAGA GTACAACAGTTGGTCGATATGGGCTTCAATAGCTCTGATGTCCGTACAGCTCTGCAAGCCTCTAATAACGACATCAGCCTTGCAACTAACATCCTCCTGCGAGATTGA
- the LOC139975171 gene encoding ubiquitin-associated domain-containing protein 2-like isoform X2, which translates to MFGGAGNGFYKTTVSKALMMICGSSSIAPLFLKKELKEIFTLNIEHLVQQSQLWRIVTSHLVIHDLHVLILVLLLIFNFRILERRYGSRKFASCILATSIMGSFLNLSLLGALYWWGYSPTVIHSGLIGTLGSLYVPFFCDIPNNIIPRQAAGAGGINPLMQMLTGKTLVYLLGLQLAISSACAPYQLITGILAGVLYRANFLGVQSYIVIPKFIAKWSSTLVGSLIDSGPPKTDPYPQGATLEIQRQMRTDYLEQRWMLMQARQNRPGRMVQRHQIGSPFNLFRRPQNRPLPPTPFQFAPRAEMNGNRPGNENLNPNGPSSSSAGPPPVVVSEERVQQLVDMGFNSSDVRTALQASNNDISLATNILLRD; encoded by the exons ATGTTTGGAGGCGCCGGTAACGGTTTCT ATAAAACCACAGTGAGCAAGGCCCTCATGATGATTTGTGGGTCATCATCGATCGCTCCGCTGTTTTTAAAGAAAGAGTTAAAGGAGATATTTACTCTCAACATTGAGCATCTTGTTCAACAGTCGCAG CTCTGGAGGATTGTGACGAGTCACTTAGTGATTCACGATCTCCATGTTTTAATCCTTGTCCTGTTACTCATCTTCAACTTCAGAATCTTGGAGAGGAGATATGGAAGCCGCAAATTTGCA TCATGTATTCTGGCTACTAGTATTATGGGCTCATTTCTCAACCTCTCTCTTCTGGGTGCCCTTTATTGGTGGGGCTATTCACCAACGGTAATACACTCTGGACT GATTGGTACTTTGGGGAGTCTGTACGTTCCGTTCTTTTGTGATATTCCTAATAATATTATTCCCAGACAAGCAGCTGGTGCTGGTGGTATTAACCCACTCATGCAGATGTTGACAGGCAAGACACTGGTGTACTTATTAGGGTTACAG CTCGCAATATCCTCAGCGTGTGCCCCTTATCAGTTAATCACAGGGATACTGGCAGGAGTTCTCTATCGAGCCAACTTCCTGGGAGTTCAATCTTATATTGTCATTCCCAAGTTCATCGCAAAGTGGAGCAGTACACTCGTGGGCTCATTGATCGATTCTGGACCTCCCAAGACCGATCCGTACCCTCAGGGAGCTACTCTGGAGATTCAACGACAGATGAGAACAGACTATCTGGAACAGAGGTGGATGCTGATGCAAGCAAGGCAGAATAGGCCAGGCAGGATGGTG CAGAGACACCAGATTGGTTCACCTTTCAATCTATTTCGACGTCCGCAGAACAGGCCTCTACCTCCAACACCGTTCCAGTTTGCTCCCAGAGCCGAGATGAATGGAAACCGCCCAG GTAATGAGAACCTCAACCCGAACGGACCTTCCAGTAGTTCAGCAGGGCCACCACCAGTGGTAGTGTCAGAGGAAAGA GTACAACAGTTGGTCGATATGGGCTTCAATAGCTCTGATGTCCGTACAGCTCTGCAAGCCTCTAATAACGACATCAGCCTTGCAACTAACATCCTCCTGCGAGATTGA